A window of the Methyloprofundus sp. genome harbors these coding sequences:
- a CDS encoding DNA polymerase IV: MPAALRKIIHIDMDAFFAAVEQRDNPKYQNKPIVVGGAPDSRGVVAACSYEARQYGIHSAMPSSRAYRLCPQLIFVKPRFDAYKQASQHIRQIFYQYTELVEPLSLDEAYLDVSACELFQGSATRIAQAIKQQILAETGLVASAGISYNKFFAKIASDMDKPDGLYLITPEQGSDFVAQLPIGKFHGVGKATERKMHALGIQNGADLRQFSLPVLQQHFGKAATFFYKIAQGIDDRLLRTDRVSKSVGTETTYAQDLQDSAEIYQQLHQLLAKALLKVQAKKLFARTLTIKVKYHDFQQITRSLTFNSPIKIHRINATVFQRLLQKDRIGENKIRLLGVTLSSLEQQNLTYRQLDLFD, encoded by the coding sequence GCGTGATAATCCAAAGTATCAAAATAAACCGATTGTAGTGGGTGGTGCGCCCGATAGTCGTGGTGTAGTAGCTGCTTGTAGTTATGAAGCTAGGCAGTACGGAATACACTCGGCAATGCCTTCTTCTAGAGCGTACCGACTTTGTCCGCAGCTTATCTTTGTAAAACCACGCTTTGATGCCTATAAGCAAGCATCGCAACACATACGGCAGATTTTTTATCAATATACTGAGCTGGTAGAGCCTCTTTCTTTAGATGAAGCTTATTTGGATGTCAGTGCTTGCGAATTATTCCAAGGTTCAGCTACCCGTATTGCTCAAGCCATAAAGCAGCAAATTTTAGCTGAAACGGGATTGGTTGCTTCGGCGGGTATTTCCTATAATAAGTTCTTTGCAAAAATTGCCTCAGATATGGATAAGCCTGATGGTTTATATTTGATTACACCTGAGCAAGGTAGTGACTTTGTTGCGCAATTACCGATAGGCAAGTTTCATGGTGTGGGTAAAGCGACTGAACGTAAAATGCATGCTTTAGGTATTCAAAATGGTGCTGATTTACGTCAATTTTCTTTGCCGGTTTTGCAACAGCATTTTGGTAAAGCCGCGACGTTTTTTTATAAAATTGCCCAAGGCATTGATGATAGGCTGCTACGAACAGATCGAGTGAGTAAGTCTGTTGGTACTGAGACTACTTATGCGCAAGATTTGCAGGATAGTGCAGAAATTTACCAGCAGTTGCATCAGCTTTTAGCAAAAGCTTTATTAAAAGTGCAGGCTAAAAAACTCTTTGCCAGAACCTTAACGATTAAAGTTAAATATCATGATTTTCAGCAAATTACCCGCAGCTTAACGTTTAATAGTCCGATAAAAATACACAGAATTAATGCCACTGTTTTCCAACGCTTATTGCAAAAAGATCGGATAGGGGAGAATAAAATACGTCTATTAGGCGTGACTTTATCTTCGTTAGAACAGCAAAATTTGACTTATCGGCAGCTGGACTTGTTTGATTGA
- a CDS encoding enoyl-[acyl-carrier protein] reductase I has translation MGFMQGKRVLIVGLASNRSIAWGIAKAMHREGAELAFTFQNEKLQGRVEKMAAECDSNFTIECDVSSDEQIENVFTELGKQWDGLDCIVHSVAFAPREALDGDFVAATTRENFRIAHDISSYSFTALASAGREMMKGRNGSLLTLSYLGAERAIPNYNVMGVAKASLEANVRYMAVALGAEGTRVNAVSAGPIKTLASAGINNFKSMLSKAADTAPLKKNVTIDEVGNVSAFLCSDLASGVTGEITYVDGGYNIAGIASS, from the coding sequence ATGGGTTTTATGCAAGGCAAACGTGTTTTAATCGTTGGTTTAGCCAGCAATCGTTCTATTGCTTGGGGTATTGCCAAAGCAATGCACCGTGAAGGTGCTGAACTTGCCTTTACTTTTCAAAATGAAAAATTACAAGGTCGCGTAGAAAAAATGGCGGCAGAGTGTGATTCTAATTTCACTATTGAGTGTGATGTTAGCAGCGATGAGCAAATCGAAAATGTATTTACTGAACTAGGCAAACAATGGGATGGTCTTGATTGTATCGTACACTCGGTTGCTTTCGCTCCTAGAGAAGCGTTAGATGGTGATTTCGTTGCGGCAACAACACGAGAAAATTTTAGAATTGCACATGATATTAGTTCATATAGTTTCACTGCATTAGCCAGTGCAGGCCGTGAAATGATGAAAGGACGTAATGGATCATTACTAACACTTAGTTATTTAGGTGCTGAACGCGCTATTCCAAACTACAATGTCATGGGTGTTGCCAAAGCTAGCTTAGAAGCTAATGTGCGCTATATGGCCGTTGCTCTAGGTGCAGAAGGCACACGGGTTAATGCAGTTTCTGCAGGCCCTATTAAAACACTTGCTTCTGCAGGGATTAATAACTTTAAATCAATGTTAAGTAAAGCTGCTGATACCGCACCGCTAAAGAAAAATGTCACCATTGATGAAGTAGGTAATGTTTCTGCCTTTCTATGTTCTGACTTAGCGTCTGGTGTGACTGGTGAGATTACTTATGTTGATGGTGGGTATAATATTGCGGGTATTGCATCTTCTTAA
- a CDS encoding 1-aminocyclopropane-1-carboxylate deaminase yields the protein MILTLGNKCAMNKQLLALEQQLSSSILVQIKEPFIHEQGIELWLKRDDLLHPIISGNKWRKLKYILEHALSLNTHTIVSMGGAYSNHLHALAYVGKALQIATKAKIRGEQPAILNPSLQDMTDWDMQLDYVSRTDYRELRNYQRHDALPDLQIGEYWLPEGGAMPFALRGVAELVDEFDIDYDVVCVPCGTATTLAGVISVLPVDKQALGFAALKGADFLYDDMRQILKNTSCHNNDWSIQLGYHFGGFAKVKPDLRSFMQKFEQTHGIKLEPVYTGKMLYGLYDLIRQGYFKAGQKIIAVHTGGLQGNRGFAL from the coding sequence ATGATATTAACTCTTGGAAATAAGTGTGCAATGAATAAACAGTTACTCGCTCTTGAACAGCAACTAAGCTCGTCGATATTGGTGCAAATTAAAGAGCCCTTTATTCATGAGCAAGGTATTGAACTTTGGTTAAAGCGTGATGATTTATTGCACCCCATTATTTCAGGGAATAAATGGCGTAAGCTTAAATACATTTTAGAACACGCCTTGTCATTAAATACGCATACCATTGTTTCTATGGGTGGGGCATACTCTAATCACTTGCATGCCTTGGCTTATGTTGGTAAGGCACTACAGATTGCAACAAAGGCAAAAATTCGGGGTGAGCAGCCAGCAATATTAAACCCAAGTTTGCAAGATATGACGGACTGGGACATGCAGCTAGATTATGTATCACGCACTGATTATCGTGAACTCAGAAATTATCAACGTCATGATGCTTTACCAGATCTGCAAATAGGTGAATATTGGCTGCCTGAAGGCGGAGCCATGCCGTTTGCTTTAAGAGGCGTTGCTGAATTAGTCGACGAATTTGATATCGATTACGATGTGGTTTGTGTGCCTTGTGGTACAGCGACTACCTTAGCAGGGGTAATAAGTGTTTTGCCTGTCGATAAGCAGGCATTAGGTTTTGCTGCTTTAAAAGGCGCGGATTTTTTATACGATGATATGCGGCAGATATTAAAAAATACCTCGTGTCATAATAATGATTGGTCTATTCAGTTAGGCTACCACTTTGGCGGCTTTGCTAAAGTAAAGCCTGATTTACGTAGTTTTATGCAGAAATTTGAGCAAACGCATGGTATTAAATTAGAACCTGTTTATACTGGAAAGATGCTGTATGGCCTTTATGATTTAATTCGGCAGGGTTATTTTAAAGCAGGGCAGAAGATTATTGCCGTGCATACAGGTGGTTTGCAAGGAAATCGCGGTTTTGCATTATAA